Proteins encoded in a region of the Oncorhynchus gorbuscha isolate QuinsamMale2020 ecotype Even-year linkage group LG16, OgorEven_v1.0, whole genome shotgun sequence genome:
- the rdm1 gene encoding RAD52 motif-containing protein 1, which produces MEVEVDVIEFRVPIENNKTLFVWNILSTFSDAFIYESIWNIFCNFGPLYLVKVCPNAAGVEPGFYALVKYFSAAQASKAQKATHGRGFFQSSPLKVKLSTKQYPNFLHNSKPLSRSKCQDLANHYLGFNGWSTHIVTLKDISNCDDAGRLSTTTGDPQEITLKYGCIMDVTFPQHGLSCRGVGVAEETVEGTGPDVVLPKRGKLQRWARDKAVVDAFEKVLLLVLGNGKVVVECRVERDDVLQDEDLKGLIKVNDIPWSQFDPDGQEENEDIPWDLSVNM; this is translated from the exons ATGGAGGTCGAGGTGGACGTAATAGAGTTCAGGGTACCCATTGAAAATAACAAAACACTGTTTGTCTGGAATATTCTATCCACATTTTCAGACGCGTTTATTTAC GAATCCATCTGGAACATATTCTGCAACTTTGGACCGCTGTATCTGGTAAAGGTGTGTCCCAATGCTGCCGGGGTCGAGCCAGGGTTCTATGCCCTAGTCAAGTACTTCTCCGCAGCCCAGGCATCTAAAGCACAGAAAGCCACACATGGAAGAGGCTTTTTCCAGAGCTCTCCTTTGAAG gTAAAGCTGAGCACAAAGCAGTACCCAAACTTCCTTCACAACTCTAAGCCACTGAGCCGTAGCAAGTGTCAGGACTTGGCCAACCACTACCTGGGTTTTAATGGATGGAGCACCCACATTGTTACA CTGAAGGACATCTCCAACTGTGACGATGCCGGCAGGTTGTCCACCACAACTGGTGACCCTCAGGAGATTACCCTGAAGTACGGCTGCATCATGGATGTCACCTTCCCACAGCATGGCCTTAGCTGCCGAGGCGTCGGAGTGGCTGAAGAGACCGTAGAGGGCACCG GTCCAGACGTTGTCCTGCCAAAAAGAGGAAAGCTCCAGAGATGGGCCAGGGACAAAGCAGTGGTTGACGCTTTCGAGAAGGTGTTGCTGCTGGTTCTGG GAAATGGGAAAGTTGTAGTTGAATGCAGGGTGGAGCGAGATGATGTCCTACAAGATGAGGATCTGAAAGGACTCATAAAG GTAAATGACATTCCCTGGAGCCAATTTGACCCTGATGGCCAGGAGGAAAATGAGGATATACCGTGGGACCTCAGTGTCAACATGTGA
- the gh1 gene encoding somatotropin, with product MVPPIDTLKHGFPVYKNSGPKQTTTYSTDHRTFKLSNHPWQLRVKMGQVFLLMPVLLVSCFLSQGAAIENQRLFNIAVSRVQHLHLLAQKMFNDFDGTLLPDERRQLNKIFLLDFCNSDSIVSPVDKHETQKSSVLKLLHISFRLIESWEYPSQTLIISNSLMVRNANQISEKLSDLKVGINLLITGSQDGVLSLDDNDSQQLPPYGNYYQNLGGDGNVRRNYELLACFKKDMHKVETYLTVAKCRKSLEANCTL from the exons ATGGTTCCTCCTATTGATACATTAAAACATGGATTCCCCGTCTATAAAAACAGTGGCCCCAAACAAACGACAACATACTCAACCGACCACCGCACTTTCAAGTTAAGTAACCATCCTTGGCAATTAAGAGTAAAAATGGGACAAG TGTTTCTGCTGATGCCAGTCTTACTGGTCAGTTGTTTCCTGAGTCAAGGGGCAGCGATAGAAAACCAACGGCTCTTCAACATCGCGGTCAGTCGGGTGCAACATCTCCACCTATTGGCTCAGAAAATGTTCAATGACTTT GACGGTACCCTGTTGCCTGATGAACGCAGACAGCTGAACAAGATATTCCTGCTGGACTTCTGTAACTCTGACTCCATCGTGAGCCCAGTCGACAAGCACGAGACTCAGAAGAGTTCA GTCCTGAAGCTGCTCCATATCTCTTTCCGCCTGATTGAATCCTGGGAGTACCCTAGCCAGACCCTGATCATCTCCAACAGCCTAATGGTCAGAAACGCCAACCAGATCTCTGAGAAGCTCAGCGACCTCAAAGTGGGCATCAACCTGCTCATCACG gGGAGCCAGGATGGCGTCCTGAGCCTGGATGACAATGACTCTCAGCAGCTGCCCCCCTACGGGAACTACTACCAGAACCTGGGGGGCGACGGAAACGTCAGGAGGAACTACGAGTTGTTGGCTTGCTTCAAGAAGGACATGCACAAG GTCGAGACCTACCTGACCGTCGCCAAGTGCAGGAAGTCACTGGAGGCCAACTGCACTCTGTAG